From a single Miscanthus floridulus cultivar M001 chromosome 8, ASM1932011v1, whole genome shotgun sequence genomic region:
- the LOC136478543 gene encoding uncharacterized protein — translation MDGGSGLNILYVNTLELLELDQSRLRGGSAPFHGIVPGKRTRPLGRIDLPVCFGTPSNYRKEVLTFEVVGFKGAYHAILGRPCYAKFMAVPNYTYLKLKMPGPNGIITVESTYEHAYDCDVECIEYAEALAEAEALIADLDQLANEVPDAKRRVGTFEPVEDVKLVPVDPTVPDGRGLKVSATLDSK, via the coding sequence atggacggaggcagcggcctcaatatcctctacgtcaacactctggagctcctggagctcgaccagtcacggcttcgaggcggttccgcgcccttccacggcatcgtgccaggaaagcgcacacgacccctcgggcgcatcgacttacccgtctgctttggcactccctccaactaccgcaaggaggtcctcaccttcgaggtggttggattcaagggggcttaccacgccatcttggggcgtccgtgctacgccaagttcatggcggtccccaactacacctacctcaagctcaagatgccaggccccaacggcatcatcaccgtcgagtccacgtacgaacatgcatacgactgcgacgtcgagtgcatcgagtacgccgaggccctcgcggaggccgaggccctcatcgccgatctcgaccagcttgctaacgaggttcccgacgccaagcggcgcgtcGGGACCTTCGAGCCTGTGGAGGacgtcaagctcgtccccgtcgatcccaccgtccccgacggccgaggactgaaggtcagcgccaccctcgacagcaaatag